A stretch of DNA from Flavobacteriaceae bacterium MAR_2009_75:
GGAGAGCTCTTGGATTTTTTTATTCCACCAATCACCAATTTCCAGTCGTTCAAACCAGTACTTTAAACGTTTTTTTGCTTCCGATTTTTCGAGTCCTTTTAGCTGTGCCAAATATAAGGCCTGCTCTCCTACCTTCATGCTTTTGTACAACCCTCTTTCCTCTGGCAGATATCCAATTTGCGCTATATGGGATGATTTCAGCGGTTGGCCATCAAAGAAAACTTCACCTTGATCGGGGTAAGTGATTTGGTTGATAATTCGAATCAATGTCGTTTTGCCCGCTCCATTCGGTCCTAACAAGCCATAAATACTGTTTTTAGGTATTTCTAAGGAAACTTTATTCAAGGCCGTATGATCACCATACCTTTTGGTGACTTCCTTAGTTACCAAAATATTGTTCATGTAAGCAATTTTGTCAAAGATATAGAAAAGAGTTGTCAGTTATCGTTGCATACGTTAGCTCATTTTATGCTTGCAAGTTTAAAGTATGGAAATAACATAAAAAACAAAACCCACCCTTAATCAGATTAAGGATGGGAAAAAAATTGCTATGAAAAAGAAAATTTATATCGGTTTCCCGATATTAAATCAAATATACGTTTTTTATTTAAATCCCAAAGTTTTTATATTATGAGAACATATCCTTCACTTTTTCGAAGAAAGATTTATCAGATTTCTCGGGTTTTGGCTCAAAATTTTCATTGCCCTGCATTCGCTCAAAGAACTCTTTTTGTTCTTTATTGAGTTCTTTCGGTGTCCAAACATTAACGTGTACCAATAGGTCTCCACTTCCATAACCGTTGATGCTCGAAATACCCTTACCTCTCAACCGAAGTATTTTACCTGATTGAATTCCTGATTCGAGCTTAATCCTCACTTTACCTCCAACTGCATCAATTTCTTTTGAAGTACCTAATACCGCTTCAGAAATACTGATGTACAAGTCGTAATGAAGATTATCTCCCTCACGTTTTAGTGTACTATGGTCTTCGGTTTCAATAGCTACCAACAGATCCCCTGCAATACCGTTACCTGGTGCATCGTTACCTTTGCCCGGTACCTTTAACTGCATACCTTCTTCAACACCTGCGGGAATTTTGATAGAAACAGTCTCCTCAACCACCTTAAGACCTTGGGCGTCGGCATCGCTCGGCTTCTTATTGATAACTTGACCGCTACCGCCACAAGCAGAGCAAGTTGCCGCTGTCTGCATGCGCCCTAAAATCGTATTCGTGATTTTGGTTACTTGACCGCTACCACCACAGGTTGAACAGGTGTTGTAGGTAACACCATCGGCCTGAAGTTTTCTTCGAACCTTAACCTTTTTCTCTACACCATTGGCCACTTCTTCAAGCGTTAGTTTCACTCGAATTCGAAGGTTACTGCCTTTGGCCCTTCTCTGACCACCACCAAAACCACCAAAACCACTGAAACCTCCACTGCCACCAAACGCACCACCAAATATATCACCGAACTGGCTGAAGATATCATCCATATTCATACCGCCGCCACCGCCGAAGCCACCGGAGCCATCGAAAGCCGCATGACCAAATTGATCATAACGTGCCTTTTTGTCCGCATTGCTTAAAACCTCATAAGCTTCCGCGGCTTTTTTGAACATATCTTCTGCCTTTGAGTCACCCGGGTTTTTATCTGGGTGGTACTTCAAGGCCATTTTACGATATGCTTTTTTTATCTCGGCTGCACTGGCACTTTTACCAACACCTAATATTTCGTAATAATCTTCCTTCATTCCTGTTTTTTAGTTACCAACGACCACTTTCGGATGGCGGATTATTCTTTCGCCCAATTTGAAACCTTTCTCGACAACATCAATGATTTTTCCTTTCATCTTTTTGTTGGGAGCAGGTATTTGGGTAATTGCATCGTGTACTTCGGCATCGAAAGTATCGCCTTGCTCTACTTTTACCTCTTCCAAACCTTTTGATTTCAACGTCTCACGGAATTTGACCCTTATCAGCTCTATCCCCTTGAACATCTCTTTATCGTCAGATTTTGCAAGTTCTTTTAATGCACGGTCAAAATCGTCCATCACCGGAAGCATTGAGACCATAATCTCTTGCCCGGCGGTCTTGAACATTTCCATTCGCTCTTTTGAAGTTCTTTTCTTGAAATTTTCGAACTCTGCGAACAAGCGTAAGAACTTGTCTTTTTCTTTTGCCAAATCTTCCCTTAACCCATCTTCTACGCTAAGTTCTTCTTGTTCGGCAACTTCATTTTCAGCAGCTTCGGCTTCACCCGTAACTTCATCCAAGACATCTTCTAAGTCTTCGTTTATATCTTTATCGCTCATAAATGCTTCAATTTTATTTTCAACTGTAAGAATGGGCAAAAGTACTGCCAATTCTTTAAAAATGTCAAAATGTCATTAAAAGTTATGAGTTTTGGAATGGTGTAACTTAAGGGAAGTAAGCCAATT
This window harbors:
- a CDS encoding molecular chaperone GrpE → MSDKDINEDLEDVLDEVTGEAEAAENEVAEQEELSVEDGLREDLAKEKDKFLRLFAEFENFKKRTSKERMEMFKTAGQEIMVSMLPVMDDFDRALKELAKSDDKEMFKGIELIRVKFRETLKSKGLEEVKVEQGDTFDAEVHDAITQIPAPNKKMKGKIIDVVEKGFKLGERIIRHPKVVVGN
- a CDS encoding molecular chaperone DnaJ, with the translated sequence MKEDYYEILGVGKSASAAEIKKAYRKMALKYHPDKNPGDSKAEDMFKKAAEAYEVLSNADKKARYDQFGHAAFDGSGGFGGGGGMNMDDIFSQFGDIFGGAFGGSGGFSGFGGFGGGQRRAKGSNLRIRVKLTLEEVANGVEKKVKVRRKLQADGVTYNTCSTCGGSGQVTKITNTILGRMQTAATCSACGGSGQVINKKPSDADAQGLKVVEETVSIKIPAGVEEGMQLKVPGKGNDAPGNGIAGDLLVAIETEDHSTLKREGDNLHYDLYISISEAVLGTSKEIDAVGGKVRIKLESGIQSGKILRLRGKGISSINGYGSGDLLVHVNVWTPKELNKEQKEFFERMQGNENFEPKPEKSDKSFFEKVKDMFS